Proteins encoded in a region of the Mycteria americana isolate JAX WOST 10 ecotype Jacksonville Zoo and Gardens chromosome 9, USCA_MyAme_1.0, whole genome shotgun sequence genome:
- the LOC142414691 gene encoding baculoviral IAP repeat-containing protein 5.1-like, with amino-acid sequence MEMLLKELGLASKLLSEFKDMYEYENRLKTFTNWPFIENCKCTPENMAKAGFVHCPNANEPDVAKCFFCLIELEGWEPNDDPWEEHAKRHSCGFLSLTKHFDDLTMEEYYMLEMTRLRTFLCKTGRSIINSFEEEVAATRQRLVDNFVSKHHYTPPPPPVPLHADPSAQHPESSPCRSKKIQEK; translated from the exons ATGGAGATGCTCTTGAAAGAGCTTGGTTTGGCTTCCAAGCTCTTGAGTGAATTTAAGGATATGTATGAATATGAGAACCGTTTAAAAACCTTCACAAACTGGCCTTTTATAGAGAACTGCAAGTGCACTCCAGAGAAT ATGGCAAAGGCGGGCTTTGTCCACTGTCCAAATGCAAATGAACCAGACGtggcaaaatgtttcttttgcttgATAGAACTGGAGGGCTGGGAACCAAATGATGACCCATG GGAGGAACACGCCAAACGTCACAGCTGTGGCTTTTTATCCCTTACTAAGCACTTTGATGACCTGACAATGGAGGAGTACTACATGCTGGAGATGACACGGCTGAGAACCTTCCTT tGCAAAACTGGCAGAAGCATAATAAACTCTTTTGAAGAAGAAGTCGCCGCAACTAGGCAGCGTCTTGTGGATAACTTTGTCTCCAAGCATCACtatacaccaccaccaccaccagtgcCTCTCCATGCTGATCCATCTGCCCAACATCCTGAAAGCTCACCCTGCCGGTCAAAAAAAATCCAGGAGAAGTGA